One Streptomyces sp. R28 DNA window includes the following coding sequences:
- the efeU gene encoding iron uptake transporter permease EfeU, producing the protein MFSNYLIGLREGLEASLVVCILIAYLVKTDRRDALKPIWIGIGVALALALGFGCALEFGSQELTFEAQEALGGSLSLLAVGLVTWMVFWMRRTARHLKAELHDKLDAALQMGTGALVATAFLAVGREGLETALFVWASVRAAGDGSPRPLLGAALGIATAVVLGWLFYRGALRINLAKFFTWTGGMLVVVAAGVLAYGFHDLQEARWLPGLKNLAFDISDTVDPSSWYGTLLKGVFNFQPDPTVLQVTVWLLYLVPTLALFLAPVGFASGKGKVKAPDEQGSRPSKAPQA; encoded by the coding sequence GTGTTCTCCAACTACCTGATCGGACTGCGCGAGGGGCTGGAGGCCAGCCTCGTCGTCTGCATCCTCATCGCCTACCTGGTCAAGACGGACCGCCGGGACGCGCTGAAGCCCATCTGGATCGGTATCGGCGTCGCCCTCGCCCTCGCGCTCGGCTTCGGCTGCGCGCTCGAATTCGGCTCCCAGGAGCTGACGTTCGAGGCGCAGGAGGCGCTCGGCGGCTCCCTGTCGCTGCTCGCGGTGGGCCTGGTGACGTGGATGGTGTTCTGGATGCGGCGCACCGCCCGGCATCTGAAGGCCGAACTGCACGACAAGCTGGACGCGGCCCTGCAGATGGGCACGGGCGCGCTGGTCGCGACCGCGTTCCTGGCGGTCGGCCGGGAGGGCCTGGAGACGGCCCTGTTCGTGTGGGCGTCGGTCCGCGCGGCCGGCGACGGCTCCCCGCGCCCGCTGCTCGGCGCCGCCCTCGGCATCGCCACGGCGGTCGTCCTGGGCTGGCTGTTCTACCGCGGCGCCCTGCGCATCAACCTCGCCAAGTTCTTCACCTGGACCGGCGGCATGCTGGTCGTCGTGGCGGCGGGTGTGCTGGCGTACGGCTTCCACGACCTGCAGGAGGCGCGCTGGCTGCCGGGCCTGAAGAACCTGGCCTTCGACATCAGCGACACCGTCGATCCGTCGAGTTGGTACGGCACCCTGCTGAAGGGCGTTTTCAACTTCCAGCCGGACCCGACCGTCCTCCAGGTCACAGTGTGGCTGCTGTACCTGGTCCCGACGCTCGCGCTGTTCCTCGCCCCGGTAGGGTTCGCCTCCGGGAAGGGGAAGGTGAAGGCACCTGATGAGCAGGGATCGCGGCCCTCGAAGGCTCCGCAGGCTTGA
- a CDS encoding TetR/AcrR family transcriptional regulator: MSAQKSAPSAQPAPNSTRRSERSRRAIYDAALALVAEVGYPRTTIEGIAARAGVGKQTIYRWWPSKAEVLMEAFLDAAEQAGREAGREPYVIPDTGDLAADLKAVLRLTVDQLKDPRFAAPSRALVAEGLVNEQLGREYVAKLLEPSLQLYVDRLRSAQETGQVRPDLDPRIALELFVSPLAHRWLQYTGPISYEYTDTLVDYALYGLAPR; encoded by the coding sequence ATGTCAGCCCAGAAGTCCGCCCCGTCCGCCCAGCCCGCACCCAACTCCACCCGCCGCAGCGAGCGATCCCGTCGGGCCATCTACGACGCCGCCCTCGCCCTCGTCGCGGAGGTCGGCTACCCCAGGACCACCATCGAGGGCATCGCCGCCCGCGCCGGCGTCGGCAAGCAGACGATCTACCGGTGGTGGCCGTCGAAGGCGGAGGTGCTGATGGAGGCATTCCTCGACGCCGCGGAACAGGCCGGGCGGGAGGCCGGGCGGGAGCCGTACGTCATCCCCGACACCGGTGACCTCGCGGCCGACCTGAAGGCCGTACTGCGTCTCACGGTCGACCAGCTGAAGGATCCCCGCTTCGCCGCCCCGTCCCGCGCCCTCGTCGCGGAGGGGCTGGTCAACGAGCAGCTCGGCCGGGAGTACGTGGCCAAACTCCTCGAACCCTCGCTCCAGCTCTACGTCGACCGGCTGCGCTCCGCCCAGGAGACCGGGCAGGTGCGCCCCGACCTCGACCCGCGCATCGCCCTCGAACTCTTCGTCTCGCCGCTGGCCCACCGCTGGCTCCAGTACACGGGCCCGATCTCGTACGAGTACACCGACACCCTCGTCGACTACGCCCTGTACGGCCTCGCCCCACGCTGA
- a CDS encoding bifunctional DNA primase/polymerase yields the protein MSAELGGRTGLQGKLSQWLRGRRPKEAAGDGGREALLLAAAATGLPLSPAAHPAGYRCSCERVGCPTPARHPVSFAWQTQSTTDRAQIERWARHQPEANFITATGMVHDVLDVPLEAGREALERLLAAGIEVGPVAESDDGRLLFFSLTRGTPEDEDEWWPCELDCHPETMDEHPGLRWHCRGSYVLVPPARLPGDGQGVHWVRGLEHPLPDPLTLLETLTDACARYAGQEPDHVSAAWPLRRH from the coding sequence ATGAGCGCGGAGTTGGGCGGCCGGACCGGCCTGCAGGGCAAACTCTCCCAGTGGCTGCGCGGACGCCGTCCGAAGGAGGCCGCCGGCGACGGCGGCCGGGAAGCCCTGCTGCTCGCCGCCGCCGCGACGGGACTGCCCCTCTCACCCGCCGCGCACCCGGCCGGCTACCGCTGTTCCTGTGAGCGGGTCGGATGTCCCACCCCCGCCCGGCACCCGGTGTCCTTCGCCTGGCAGACGCAGTCCACCACCGACCGCGCCCAGATCGAGCGCTGGGCCCGCCACCAGCCCGAGGCCAACTTCATCACCGCGACCGGCATGGTGCACGACGTCCTCGACGTACCGCTAGAGGCCGGCCGCGAGGCGCTGGAGCGGCTACTCGCCGCCGGTATCGAGGTCGGCCCGGTCGCCGAGAGCGACGACGGCCGCCTGCTGTTCTTCAGCCTCACCCGCGGCACCCCCGAGGACGAGGACGAGTGGTGGCCCTGCGAGCTGGACTGCCACCCCGAGACGATGGACGAACACCCCGGACTGCGCTGGCACTGCCGCGGGTCCTACGTCCTCGTACCGCCGGCGAGGCTGCCCGGCGACGGCCAGGGCGTGCACTGGGTGCGTGGGCTCGAACACCCGCTGCCCGACCCGCTCACCCTGCTGGAAACCCTCACCGACGCCTGCGCCCGCTACGCCGGCCAGGAGCCCGACCACGTCTCCGCGGCCTGGCCCCTGCGCCGCCACTAG